One Companilactobacillus farciminis KCTC 3681 = DSM 20184 genomic window, GTTGGATAAAAATATCATGAATATAAAAAATTTAAGCGTAAAAAAAGAACCTTGTAAATTATCTCACAAAGTTCTCTTCCTATTATTAATTTAATTTTTTTTATTAATCTTTTCGGCAACCTTGTCGACTGTTTCATCAACTCGTTCTTTAGCTTTGCCGATGGCTTCTTGAGCCTTGCCTTTTAATTCTTGCTTATCATTGCCAGAAGCTTTGCCAACTGCTTGATTCGTTTTACCTTTAATCATATCTTCTTTACTTTCAATACTCATACATAAAACTCCTCTCTGATTTATCTATAATCAAAGAATAGCAAGTTTCTGGTAGATTGAGCAATATTTTAGTTCTTCAAAATATCCTTAAAGAAATCAACTGTAATATCAAAGATTGGTTTCATGATTGCCAAAATCATTAGGAATAGATCGACAAACAATAATTTGATCATCCAGGCAACCGACATACTAGTTGTAAAGTGGAAATATAGGGCAAAAAGTCCTAAGAATATAGCCACGAAAGCAAAAATATAAATTACAACCAGTCCTATTAAGTTTTCTGTTTCAGTTTCTTCATGTTTCA contains:
- a CDS encoding CsbD family protein, which produces MSIESKEDMIKGKTNQAVGKASGNDKQELKGKAQEAIGKAKERVDETVDKVAEKINKKN